Proteins encoded together in one Mycobacterium simiae window:
- a CDS encoding sensor histidine kinase: MGALLLSGKPSPEWLGLAMAVGCVVAETAVVLLLKMLVPDNAFGVLYLIGILIVASRWGPGLAVLTAVLSAIAYNDFRSWPDYGVALIQPQSWAVLFVFVVVGLVAQTLARTARARAAAAEERRQEAEASREALRVLAEQQAALRRVATLVASGVPADEIFPAVTRELARSLGVANAALWRYETDGTATLLAACNDPTQTDQMPIGSCWKLEGENIAAMVAAAGQPARMDSHEAARGDVAALIRRLGLRGGAGAPIIVQGRLWGVAVVGCGPTEPLPPDAEQRVGEFTELVATAIANAEARAALSASRARIVTAADQARRRIERDLHDGAQQRLVSLTLQLRSIEAQVPSELGSVKRQIGEAVAGLAEASNDLRELARGIHPAILSRGGLGPALKVLARRCTIPVALQLSLEGDISESAGVVAYYVVAEAITNAVRHAHATAINIDAATTGSHLVLSIRDDGVGGADSRNGSGLIGLADRVEALGGHLQVVSPFSGGTALHVSIPVSTSELGKGNVGSQLA, translated from the coding sequence TTGGGAGCGCTGCTGCTGTCCGGGAAACCATCGCCTGAATGGTTGGGTCTCGCGATGGCAGTCGGCTGCGTGGTGGCGGAGACCGCGGTGGTGCTGCTACTCAAAATGCTCGTCCCTGACAACGCCTTCGGAGTGCTCTACCTGATCGGCATTCTGATCGTCGCATCACGCTGGGGCCCCGGACTGGCGGTGCTGACAGCCGTGCTGAGCGCCATCGCTTACAACGACTTTAGGAGCTGGCCGGACTATGGCGTGGCGCTGATCCAGCCGCAGTCCTGGGCCGTGCTATTTGTCTTTGTCGTGGTCGGGCTTGTGGCACAAACCTTGGCGCGCACCGCACGAGCGCGTGCCGCCGCCGCCGAAGAGCGCAGACAGGAAGCCGAGGCAAGCCGTGAAGCGCTCCGGGTTCTGGCCGAACAGCAGGCAGCGCTGCGGCGGGTTGCGACACTAGTGGCCAGTGGGGTCCCCGCCGACGAAATCTTCCCGGCTGTCACGCGCGAGCTGGCCAGATCACTCGGTGTTGCCAACGCAGCCCTTTGGCGTTACGAAACGGACGGCACCGCAACCCTTCTCGCCGCGTGCAACGATCCAACGCAGACGGACCAGATGCCCATCGGAAGTTGCTGGAAGCTGGAAGGTGAAAACATCGCCGCGATGGTAGCCGCTGCTGGTCAACCCGCTCGCATGGACAGTCATGAAGCAGCCCGCGGCGACGTGGCAGCGCTTATCCGCCGCCTGGGGTTACGCGGCGGTGCGGGCGCGCCGATCATCGTCCAGGGCCGGCTGTGGGGGGTCGCGGTTGTCGGCTGTGGCCCGACCGAGCCGCTGCCCCCCGACGCCGAGCAGCGGGTCGGTGAGTTCACCGAACTCGTCGCGACCGCCATCGCCAACGCTGAAGCGCGGGCCGCACTGAGCGCCTCACGCGCGCGCATTGTCACAGCAGCCGATCAGGCCCGTCGCCGGATCGAGCGGGATTTGCACGACGGAGCCCAACAGCGGCTGGTGTCGCTCACACTCCAACTCCGGTCCATCGAAGCCCAAGTGCCATCCGAACTCGGTTCCGTCAAGCGCCAAATCGGCGAGGCAGTCGCTGGTCTGGCCGAGGCATCGAATGACCTGCGAGAACTTGCCCGAGGGATCCATCCAGCGATCCTGTCCCGAGGCGGGCTGGGTCCGGCGCTGAAAGTACTCGCTCGCCGCTGCACCATTCCGGTCGCACTTCAGCTGAGCCTCGAGGGAGACATTTCGGAGTCAGCCGGCGTCGTGGCGTATTACGTTGTTGCAGAGGCAATCACTAACGCGGTCCGTCACGCGCACGCCACAGCCATCAATATCGACGCCGCAACCACGGGGTCGCACCTCGTGCTTTCAATACGCGACGATGGCGTCGGTGGCGCGGACAGCCGCAACGGGTCCGGGCTCATCGGCTTGGCCGACCGAGTCGAAGCCCTCGGGGGACACCTGCAGGTTGTCAGTCCGTTCAGCGGCGGTACCGCACTGCACGTCTCAATCCCCGTCTCTACGTCAGAGTTGGGCAAAGGCAACGTAGGAAGTCAGCTCGCCTGA